In Trichoderma atroviride chromosome 2, complete sequence, one DNA window encodes the following:
- a CDS encoding uncharacterized protein (TransMembrane:7 (i7-27o39-59i71-92o98-120i132-163o183-208i220-238o)~SECRETED:SignalP(1-19)): MGWSRWLVCLQLFMGPLFAVIILWANISEDWENPRSSLVHMILWTLVGSLVLLGALLLLTTEQRRPQYHFLFCFLGFIISIAWISTVAGEVVGVLKTFGVVLGISEALLGLTIFAAGNSVGDLVADITVARLGYPVMALSACFGGPMLNILLGIGVGGVLMMVQDANHHHSKHPGDDYAYRPYRIQIGGTLMISSITLLVILLGLLISVPLNKWILSRKIGWVLIAMWSASTIVNVVVELTGAIGDIS; encoded by the exons ATGGGATGGAGCCGTTGGCTTGTCtgtctccagctcttcatgGGGCCGCTGTTTGCCGTCATTATACTCTGGGCAAACATCTCTGAAGATTGGGAGAATCCGAGAAGCTCTTTAGTGCACATGATTCTATGGACGCTTGTAGGATCTCTCGTATTGTTAGGAGCCCTGCTTCTGCTTACGACGGAGCAGAGGCGGCCCCAGTATCACTTTTTGTTCTGCTTTTTgggcttcatcatcagcataGCTTGGATTTCAACAGTCGCTGGCGAAGTGGTTGGAGTTTTGAAAACATTCGGCGTGGTTCTCGGCATTTCAGAAGCTCTGCTCGGACTCACTATCTTTGCTGCCGGCAACAGCGTAGGCGATCTAGTTGCTGATATCACGGTGGCTCGACTTGGATATCCTGTCATGGCATT ATCTGCCTGTTTCGGCGGGCCAATGCTCAACATCTTGCTAGGCATAGGTGTTGGGGGCGTTTTGATGATGGTCCAAGATGCAAATCACCACCACAGTAAGCATCCGGGGGACGACTACGCTTACAGGCCGTACCGCATACAGATTGGAGGAACCTTGATGATATCCTCCATTACATTGCTGGTGATTCTACTTGGCTTGCTCATCTCCGTGCCCCTCAACAAATGGATCTTGAGCCGCAAGATTGGCTGGGTGTTGATAGCCATGTGGTCGGCCAGCACGATAGTCAACGTGGTTGTTGAGCTCACGGGTGCAATAGGTGACATTTCTTGA
- a CDS encoding uncharacterized protein (BUSCO:EOG092D3KSF), giving the protein MAAPAYTPLEDRPLKDTICLFDVDGTLTPARLDASPEILDLLQALRKKCSIGFVGGSDLIKQEEQLGKPAGVPVTTLFDYCFAENGLTAYKLGEALPSNSFIKWIGEDKYKELANFVLHYVADLDIPVKRGTFIEFRNGMVNISPVGRNASTKERNDFEAYDKEAKVREKFVAVLKEKFGHLGLTFSIGGQISFDVFPTGWDKTYCLSHLENEAKKPNGITYNKIHFFGDKTFKGGNDYEIFSDERTIGHTVKGPEETIQILKELFDL; this is encoded by the exons ATGGCTGCTCCTGCTTATACCCCTCTTGAAGACCGTCCTTTGAAGGACACGATTTGCCTTTTCGATGTCGACGGCACATTGACTCCCGCTCGTCTT GATGCCTCTCCCGAAATCCTCGACCTCCTCCAGGCCCTCCGCAAGAAGTGCTCCATCGGCTTCGTCGGCGGCTCCGACCTCATcaagcaggaggagcagctcgGCAAGCCCGCCGGCGTGCCCGTCACCACCCTCTTCGACTACTGCTTCGCCGAGAACGGCCTGACCGCGTACAAGCTGGGCGAGGCGCTGCCCtccaacagcttcatcaagtGGATCGGCGAGGACAAGTACAAGGAGCTGGCCAACTTTGTCCTGCACTACGTTGCCGACCTGGACATCCCCGTCAAGCGAGGAACCTTCATCGAGTTCCGCAACGGCATGGTCAACATCAGCCCCGTCGGCAGAAACGCCAGCACAAAGGAGCGAAACGACTTTGAGGCCTACgacaaggaggccaaggtcCGAGAGAAGTTTGTTGCTGTTCTCAAGGAGAAGTTTGGCCACCTGGGACTTAC cttctccatcggcGGCCAAATCTCCTTCGACGTCTTCCCCACCGGCTGGGACAAGACCTACTGCCTGAGCCACCTTGAAaacgaggccaagaagcccaacGGAATCACCTACAACAAGATCCATTTCTTCGGAGACAAAACGTTCAAGGGCGGCAACGACTACGAGATCTTCAGCGACGAGCGAACCATTGGCCACACTGTCAAGGGCCCCGAGGAGACTATTCAGATCCTGAAAGAGCTTTTCGACCTCTAA
- a CDS encoding uncharacterized protein (EggNog:ENOG41) — protein MPPNLAAAGPASPPPLPEGWIAHLDQNSGQYYYIHLATQATQWEFPKGPNPIQHDQAPLSPTASTYGNPLASPMFGKTPMASPMFPPHTPGYAESIMSVAASQAPTLGFTGPPPSAGVDMYRIQPTNGVYFGPYLKYVNMNIETGKWFGSILIVTDAPQPPTIHLHQSMDLSPNPMQLVPRAIYVHQRWTFYKYEIEIDMAEATERWTYAVTSHLGCTRYEFVVAGRHETGWRFIAHSGNDFAVSTSQNERSKLGGVGFMWKDVLQKNVECGGFHVQLGLGDQIYGDRLWREVPLMKQWLAMSGRDNKRNTQWTARHEEDVSHAYFHYYTSHFDQPYLREAFAQIPHVLQIDDHDIFDGFGSYPDYMQSSAIFKNTGRVAADMYLLFQHHTTAEMMRNVSTDHDIFTITGTGWHFVKYLGPAMVVIGTDCRSERTQARVMAGPTYQGIFPKVATLPPSVQHAIWMVSVPLIYPRLDTVESLANTVAAGKKAVNTTYNILGKVTSSVAGVVGGKEMVAQGFSQVKKAVGKSGLMGNVLNQFGELDIQEVLKDMWTHESKDLERTYFIRTLQGISQQKGIRMTFLSGDVNCAGAGLVHDPTHPGDHKTMYQVITSPIVSAPQSTYVLKLLHNQKTLYVPQNGQRSTHEVSDTKEDMMEIFHSDASGAGRELKKLMGRRNYVAVIAYDHDAVMAQSQGPFSPNPSLHNQQQGLSKLSLAVDFVVQGDGAFTATTKYGPVIIPHLEYGR, from the exons ATGCCCCCGAACCTCGCAGCTGCTGGTCCTGCTTCTCCGCCACCTTTGCCTGAAGGATGGATAGCCCATCTCGATCAGAACTCGGGCCAGTATTATTACATTCACTTGGCTACCCAGGCAACCCAATGGGAGTTTCCCAAGGGGCCGAACCCTATCCAGCATGATCAGGCTCCTCTCTCGCCCACGGCTTCGACCTACGGAAACCCGCTGGCGTCTCCCATGTTTGGAAAAACACCAATGGCTTCCCCCATGTTTCCTCCACACACTCCCGGTTACGCCGAAAGCATCATGAGTGTTGCAGCTTCACAGGCTCCGACCCTTGGCTTCACTGGTCCACCGCCAAGTGCTGGCGTGGACATGTACAGAATCCAGCCAACCAATGGAGTGTATTTTGGCCCTTACTTGAAATACGTCAATATGAACATTGAAACTGGTAAATGGTTTGGCAGCATCCTTATTGTGACAGACGCACCTCAACCGCCTACGATTCATTTACACCAGAGCATGGATCTTTCTCCAAATCCTATGCAGCTTGTTCCTCGCGCCATTTACGTCCACCAGCGCTGgactttttataaatatgAGATTGAGATCGACATGGCAGAGGCCACCGAACGATGGACTTACGCCGTTACATCGCACCTTGGATGTACACGCTACGAATTTGTCGTGGCAGGCAGGCACGAGACTGGATGGAGATTCATAGCCCACTCTGGTAATGATTTTGCAGTCAGCACGTCTCAAAATGAACGCTCTAAGCTGGGTGGCGTGGGTTTCATGTGGAAAGACGTCCTCCAAAAGAATGTGGAATGCGGCGGTTTCCACGTACAGCTTGGACTGGGTGACCAGATTTACGGCGATCGACTATGGAGAGAGGTGCCACTGATGAAGCAGTGGTTAGCTATGAGCGGAAGAGACAACAAGAGAAACACGCAATGGACTGCGCGCCATGAGGAGGACGTAAGCCATGCTTACTTCCATTACTATACCAGTCACTTTGACCAGCCTTATCTGAGGGAAGCTTTTGCACAAATTCCTCATGTTTTGCAGATTGATGACCACGATAT ATTTGATGGATTTGGATCATATCCTGACTACATGCAATCATCCGCCATCTTTAAAAACACTGGCCGGGTAGCAGCAGACATGTATTTGCTTTTCCAGCATCACACTACGGCAGAGATGATGCGTAACGTCAGCACTGACCATGACATCTTCACCATTACTGGTACTGGGTGGCATTTCGTCAAATATCTTGGCCCGGCAATGGTTGTGATCGGCACAGACTGCCGATCCGAAAGAACTCAGGCACGTGTGATGGCCGGACCAACCTACCAGGGAATCTTCCCCAAGGTCGCAACCTTACCACCTTCTGTCCAGCATGCTATTTGGATGGTATCAGTTCCTCTGATATATCCCAGATTGGATACCGTGGAAAGCTTGGCGAATACTGTTGCTGCAGGTAAGAAGGCTGTCAACACAACATACAATATCCTTGGCAAAGTCACAAGCTCTGTGGCAGGTGTTGTTGGCGGCAAAGAAATGGTTGCGCAGGGCTTCAGTCAAGTCAAGAAGGCTGTCGGCAAGTCTGGACTGATGGGCAACGTGCTCAATCAATTTGGCGAACTAGACATCCAAGAAGTGCTTAAAGATATGTGGACTCATGAGTCTAAGGATCTTGAAAGGACATATTTCATCCGTACCCTTCAGGGCATCTCACAGCAGAAGGGTATTCGCATGACATTCTTATCTGGAG ATGTCAACTGTGCAGGAGCTGGTCTTGTGCATGACCCAACTCACCCTGGAGATCACAAGACAATGTACCAGGTTATCACGTCGCCAATTGTATCTGCCCCTCAGAGCACATACGTGTTGAAACTACTCCATAACCAGAAGACGCTCTACGTGCCACAAAATGGTCAGAGATCCACACACGAAGTGTCCGACACCAAAGAAGATATGATGGAGATTTTCCATTCAGACGCTAGCGGAGCGGGCagagagctgaagaagctcatgGGCCGCAGGAATTACGTGGCAGTCATTGCCTATGACCACGACGCTGTCATGGCCCAGAGCCAGGGGCCTTTCAGCCCCAACCCAAGCCTTCACAATCAGCAGCAGGGCTTGTCTAAGCTTAGCCTTGCGGTTGATTTTGTTGTGCAAGGTGATGGTGCTTTTACAGCCACTACTAAATATGGCCCTGTGATTATTCCTCACTTGGAATACGGACGATGA
- a CDS encoding uncharacterized protein (EggNog:ENOG41): MERSRGVPDNELFLSKPAPEDCDSPTVEPLRIFKPQSPNPHSRVSSTSSSRLTFPLPPGASSSAAPLPFPDDDDIRKPTAPKPYGSAYNDTSPRLDTNIAAEKKPGLAERRGAAPKPIHSPSSPDADYGLFARPLQDKPAASTTNYPAYQKTYYPPPGGAASGSSSSTPAQQQQQYQKPPQAQQYQQPQQYPQPQQAQAPPQPPKIPQVENLASNDPGVNRFASTASNSTTRASRGSPPPPETPIVEPGSVPGGGIEARYAASGISGTATLTSLQASQVQSAAAAQRLAQYNNQTPQPQRPWTPTESPDQAPSGPPTVYQGMNEISSPQPQHPVSSPPPQQQQQPQHQQPAQNQVNSPRSGQCFGTRFPTPEHQFSSASLLKRQPWRTNLLP, encoded by the coding sequence ATGGAGCGCAGCCGTGGCGTCCCTGACAATGAGCTCTTCCTAAGCAAGCCTGCGCCAGAAGATTGCGACAGCCCAACGGTCGAGCCGTTGCGCATTTTCAAACCACAGAGTCCCAATCCCCATTCTCGCGTGTCTTCGACTTCATCGAGCAGATTGAccttccctcttcctcctggCGCATCGAGTTCTGCCGCTCCTCTGCCGTTTCCAGATGACGACGATATCAGAAAGCCGACTGCGCCAAAGCCATATGGCTCTGCTTATAACGATACGAGCCCTCGACTAGACACAAACATTGCtgcggagaagaagccaggtCTTGCCGAGAGACGAGGTGCTGCGCCGAAGCCCATTCACTCTCCGTCCAGCCCTGATGCCGACTATGGCCTCTTTGCGAGGCCTTTGCAGGATAAGCCTGCTGCATCGACAACGAACTACCCAGCTTACCAAAAGACGTATTACCCGCcgcctggaggagctgcatCCGGGTCTTCCAGCAGCACTCCggcgcaacagcagcagcaataccaAAAGCCTCCACAAGCTCAACAGTAtcaacagcctcagcagTATCCACAGCCGCAGCAGGCACAGGCGCCCCCGCAGCCCCCAAAGATCCCCCAGGTTGAAAATCTGGCGTCCAACGATCCCGGTGTCAATCGGTTTGCTTCGACGGCCTCGAATTCGACTACTAGAGCCAGCAGAGGCTCACCTCCACCTCCAGAGACTCCTATTGTAGAGCCTGGCAGCGTGCCTGGCGGTGGCATCGAGGCCCGATATGCTGCGTCGGGCATTTCCGGCACGGCAACTCTCACTAGCCTTCAAGCTTCTCAGGTTCAgagtgccgctgctgcacaGAGATTGGCACAATACAACAATCAAACACCGCAACCTCAGCGCCCCTGGACACCCACGGAGTCTCCCGACCAGGCTCCCTCTGGGCCTCCAACTGTATACCAGGGCATGAATGAGATTTCGTCACCTCAACCACAGCATCCGGTCAGCAGCCCGCCGcctcagcaacaacagcagccgcagcaccagcagccagcgcaGAATCAGGTCAACTCCCCCCGCTCAGGCCAGTGTTTTGGAACAAGATTTCCAACGCCTGAGCACCAGTTCTCCTCCGCCAGCTTACTCAAGCGTCAACCCTGGCGGACGAACCTCTTACCCTAA
- a CDS encoding uncharacterized protein (EggNog:ENOG41), producing the protein MDSSFFAQNLRRRSGFSLRPGHSLFSWDGSEPSLEYHATPQLPQWAQPSGLLLPQTLSIIKPCPDVDGYYPMDMASVLTTGASSGSSNKQIPLLCTVCPETPRFSDVSHLLTHIASKGHLHHETQTKLKSHQDIAASISLQQYEQWYKDNGIEGLLVERMKAKQLKEATRNKRARGATSALNSSKQPKRRIKRTESDTPVKNERKEYPVDFPVYPGFFPSDNENDPPDELFVPADMMALKGQVWPGMGKMDLANEDMKRTRNQRKPKSAIEKMRRTSEGIEPTQVVMTAEFEVERIKDVYDSSSPVPDQEEATPLKKVAKPRRKRGEPLAEISANVPRGNSRRITRSNLGQGKSSKPLTGYSRTSSSDITPLGQFKRSHDIFRDEDTVTGLYDNRPLFDLRGRVGLHQLNPISHSNLVSPTPQSRDIPDRSFSGREINRGRGQEQPYLSMGAHAGLGALNHSDLSYALNGTSIYNNTPRFTFASSNHFNTLSHDHFRLSSGHHAQHKLDDFSNPGTNDAVSATNQFLDMPGANPLFSQDRLFFGSGSAQNLSSLGFTSINRDQDAAHSMRQNHDQSQSAANIKLEPQLCDVLDEGNIDDEKESRYSVHGLWEPQGSDNGVDINEDLRHDELEL; encoded by the exons ATGGattcttccttctttgcaCAGAATTTGCGGCGCCGCTCAGGCTTCTCTCTGCGTCCCGGCCATTCGCTGTTCTCCTGGGATGGAAGCGAGCCAAGTCTAGAGTATCACGCGACACCTCAACTGCCTCAGTGGGCGCAGCCTTCTGGGTTGCTGTTGCCTCAAACGCTGTCCATCATCAAGCCCTGTCCGGACGTGGACGGCTACTATCCAATG GACATGGCGTCGGTCCTTACTACCGGTGCTTCTTCTGGGTCCAGTAACAAGCAGATTCCTTTGCTCTGCACCGTTTGCCCTGAGACACCCCGATTCTCTGATGTTTCCCACCTCCTCACGCATATTGCCTCCaaaggccatcttcatcatgagaCTCAGACGAAGCTGAAGTCTCACCAAGACAttgcagcctccatctcccttcaGCAGTACGAGCAATGGTACAAAGATAATGGCATCGAAGGGCTGCTTGTTGAGAGAATGAAGgccaagcagctgaaagaggCTACAAGAAACAAACGAGCCAGGGGAGCTACATCAGCACTCAATTCTTCAAAG CAACCCAAGCGAAGAATCAAGCGAACCGAATCCGACACTCCTGTAAAGAATGAGCGCAAAGAATACCCCGTAGACTTTCCCGTTTACCCGGGATTCTTTCCGTCCGATAACGAAAACGACCCTCCAGACGAACTTTTCGTACCGGCCGACATGATGGCACTGAAGGGTCAAGTATGGCCAGGCATGGGAAAAATGGATTTGGCAAATGAGGACATGAAGCGCACTCGTAACCAAAGGAAGCCCAAATCCGCCATTGAGAAAATGAGGAGAACTTCTGAAGGCATTGAGCCCACGCAAGTTGTGATGACGGCCGAGTTTGAGGTCGAAAGGATTAAAGACGTGTATGATAGCTCTTCGCCAGTACCAGACCAGGAGGAAGCG ACTCCGCTCAAAAAGGTAGCGAAGCCTCGACGAAAGCGAGGGGAGCCCCTGGCAGAGATTTCTGCCAACGTTCCTCGAGGAAATAGCCGTCGTATCACACGCAGCAATCttggacaaggaaaaagcTCCAAGCCACTTACAGGGTACAGCCGGACTTCGAGCTCCGACATCACTCCTCTTGGACAGTTCAAGCGTTCTCACGACATATTCCGAGATGAGGATACAGTCACTG GACTCTATGACAATCGGCCGCT GTTTGATCTGCGCGGTCGGGTTGGACTGCACCAATTGAACCCGATATCCCACTCTAATCTTGTATCCCCGACGCCGCAATCTCGGGATATACCAGATAGATCATTCTCGGGACGAGAGATTAATAGAGGTCGAGGTCAAGAGCAGCCCTATTTGAGCATGGGCGCGCATGCTGGGCTGG GCGCTTTGAACCACTCGGATCTATCATATGCCCTGAATGGAACATCGATCTATAATAACACACCGCGGTTTACTTTCGCCTCAAGCAACCATTTCAACACTCTCAGCCATGACCACTTTCGCCTTTCTTCAGGCCACCACGCTCAACACAAGCTAGATGATTTCTCCAATCCTGGTACGAATGATGCAGTCTCAGCGACAAACCAATTTCTGGATATGCCTGGCGCAAATCCCCTGTTCTCGCAAGaccgtctcttctttggaTCGGGTTCAGCACAAAATCTATCTTCGTTGGGATTTACATCGATAAACCGTGATCAAGATGCCGCCCATTCGATGCGCCAAAACCATGACCAATCTCAGTCTGCTGCAAACATCAAACTGGAGCCACAGCTCTGCGATGTTCTGGATGAAGGTAATATTGACGATGAAAAAGAATCACGCTATTCTGTACATGGCCTTTGGGAGCCACAAGGCTCTGACAACGGCGTAGATATCAACGAAGATCTCCGACACGACGAACTGGAGCTTTAA